The Pseudomonas wenzhouensis genome has a segment encoding these proteins:
- a CDS encoding branched-chain amino acid transaminase, protein MSMSDRDGVIWYDGKLVPWREANTHVLTHTLHYGMGVFEGVRAYNTPDGTAIFRLQAHTDRLFDSAHIFNMQIPFSKEEINEAQRAAVRENGLESAYLRPMVFFGSEGMGLRAAGLKVHVIVAAWHWGAYMGEEALEAGIKVRTSSYTRHHVNIAMTRAKANGNYINSMLALQEAISGGADEAMLLDPEGYVAEGSGENIFLVKDGVVYTPEVTSCLNGITRSTILTLAEEHGIKVVEKRITRDEVYIADEAFFTGTAAEVTPIREVDGRKIGAGRRGPVTEKLQKAYFDLVTGKTSAHAEWRTLVK, encoded by the coding sequence ATGTCGATGTCCGACCGTGATGGCGTGATCTGGTACGACGGCAAACTGGTGCCGTGGCGCGAAGCCAACACCCATGTGCTGACCCACACCCTGCACTACGGCATGGGCGTGTTCGAGGGCGTGCGTGCCTACAACACCCCGGACGGCACCGCGATCTTCCGCCTGCAGGCGCACACCGATCGCCTGTTCGACTCCGCGCACATCTTCAACATGCAGATTCCTTTCTCCAAGGAAGAGATCAACGAAGCCCAGCGCGCCGCCGTGCGTGAGAACGGCCTGGAAAGCGCCTACCTGCGTCCGATGGTGTTCTTCGGCAGCGAGGGCATGGGGCTGCGCGCCGCCGGTCTGAAGGTGCACGTGATCGTCGCCGCCTGGCACTGGGGCGCCTACATGGGCGAAGAAGCGCTGGAAGCCGGCATCAAGGTGCGCACCAGCTCCTACACCCGTCACCACGTCAACATCGCCATGACCCGCGCCAAGGCCAACGGCAACTACATCAACTCGATGCTGGCCCTGCAGGAAGCCATTTCCGGCGGCGCCGACGAGGCCATGCTGCTGGATCCGGAAGGCTACGTGGCCGAGGGTTCGGGCGAGAACATCTTCCTGGTCAAAGACGGCGTGGTGTACACCCCGGAAGTGACCTCCTGCCTCAACGGCATTACCCGCAGCACCATCCTGACCCTGGCTGAAGAGCACGGCATCAAGGTGGTCGAGAAGCGCATCACCCGCGACGAGGTGTACATCGCCGACGAGGCCTTTTTCACCGGCACCGCTGCCGAGGTCACGCCGATCCGCGAAGTCGACGGCCGCAAGATCGGTGCAGGTCGCCGTGGCCCGGTGACCGAGAAGCTGCAGAAGGCCTACTTCGACCTGGTCACCGGCAAGACCAGCGCGCATGCCGAATGGCGTACGCTGGTTAAATAA
- the aceF gene encoding dihydrolipoyllysine-residue acetyltransferase, with the protein MSELIRVPDLGGEGEVIELLVKVGDRIEVDQSVLTLESDKASMEVPSPKAGVIKEIKVKIGDRLKEGDELLVLEVEGAAQAAPAPKTEAAPAEAPQAATPAAAPAAAATGSSVQDVYVPDIGTDGKVKVIEVMVKAGDTIEADQSLITLESDKASMEIPAPAAGVVESVQVKLDDEIGTGDLILKLKVTGAAPTAAPAQSAAPKAAAAPAAAPAPAAAPTGSSVQDVHVPDIGTDGKVKIIEVMVKAGDSIEADQSLITLESDKASMEIPSPAAGVVEEVLVKLDAEVSTGDLILKLKVAGAAPAAAPAQASQEVHRVPEGAAPEVAAEVRAIASLSAAAADPANAPKRSRAKVHAGPAVRQLARDFGVELADIAGSGPKGRILKEDVQVYVKAMMHKAKAAPQAPAAAATGGAGIPPIPTVDFSKFGEIEEVPMTRLMQVGAANLHRSWLNVPHVTQFDSADITDLEAFRVAQKAVAEKAGVKLTVLPLLLKACAHLLKELPDFNSSLAPSGKAIIRKKYVHIGFAVDTPDGLLVPVIKNVDQKSLLQLAAEAAALAEKARTKKLSADDMQGACFTISSLGHIGGTGFTPIVNAPEVAILGVSKATMQPVWDGKAFQPKLMLPLSLSYDHRVINGAAAARFTQRLSQLLADIRTILL; encoded by the coding sequence ATGAGTGAGTTGATTCGCGTACCCGACCTCGGCGGTGAAGGCGAGGTGATTGAACTGCTGGTGAAGGTCGGCGACCGTATCGAAGTCGATCAGAGCGTACTGACCCTGGAGTCCGACAAGGCCTCCATGGAAGTGCCCTCGCCCAAGGCCGGCGTGATCAAGGAAATCAAGGTCAAGATCGGTGACCGCCTGAAGGAAGGCGACGAGCTGCTGGTGCTGGAAGTCGAAGGTGCTGCGCAAGCGGCGCCTGCGCCGAAAACCGAAGCCGCCCCTGCCGAAGCCCCACAAGCGGCCACTCCGGCTGCCGCGCCCGCCGCTGCTGCCACCGGCAGCAGCGTGCAGGACGTGTACGTGCCGGATATCGGCACCGACGGCAAGGTCAAGGTCATCGAAGTCATGGTCAAGGCCGGCGACACAATCGAAGCCGACCAGTCGCTGATCACCCTAGAGTCCGACAAGGCCTCCATGGAAATCCCCGCGCCGGCTGCCGGCGTGGTGGAGTCGGTACAGGTCAAGCTGGACGATGAAATCGGCACCGGCGACCTGATCCTCAAGCTGAAAGTGACAGGTGCTGCCCCAACTGCGGCACCGGCTCAATCGGCCGCGCCGAAGGCAGCAGCTGCTCCCGCCGCCGCACCAGCCCCTGCCGCCGCGCCAACCGGCAGCAGCGTGCAGGACGTGCACGTGCCGGATATCGGCACCGACGGCAAGGTCAAGATCATCGAAGTCATGGTCAAGGCCGGCGACAGCATCGAAGCCGACCAGTCGCTGATCACCCTGGAGTCCGACAAGGCCTCCATGGAAATTCCCTCGCCGGCTGCCGGCGTGGTGGAAGAAGTGCTGGTCAAACTCGACGCTGAAGTTTCCACCGGCGACCTGATTCTCAAACTCAAGGTGGCTGGCGCTGCACCGGCCGCAGCGCCGGCGCAAGCCAGCCAGGAAGTGCACCGCGTGCCGGAAGGCGCCGCACCGGAAGTGGCTGCCGAAGTGCGCGCCATCGCCTCGCTGTCTGCTGCTGCTGCCGATCCGGCCAACGCACCCAAGCGCAGCAGAGCCAAGGTGCACGCTGGCCCGGCCGTGCGTCAGCTGGCCCGCGACTTCGGCGTGGAGCTGGCGGATATCGCCGGCAGCGGCCCGAAAGGTCGCATTCTCAAGGAAGACGTGCAGGTATACGTCAAGGCCATGATGCACAAGGCCAAGGCCGCACCGCAGGCGCCTGCTGCAGCCGCTACCGGCGGCGCCGGCATTCCGCCGATCCCGACCGTGGACTTCAGCAAGTTCGGTGAAATCGAAGAAGTACCGATGACCCGCCTGATGCAGGTCGGCGCTGCCAACCTGCACCGCAGCTGGCTCAACGTGCCGCACGTGACCCAGTTCGATTCGGCCGACATCACCGACCTGGAAGCCTTCCGCGTCGCGCAGAAGGCCGTGGCGGAAAAGGCCGGCGTCAAGCTGACCGTACTGCCGCTGCTGCTCAAGGCCTGCGCCCACCTGCTCAAGGAACTGCCGGACTTCAACAGTTCGCTGGCCCCGAGCGGCAAGGCGATCATCCGCAAGAAGTACGTGCACATCGGCTTCGCCGTCGATACGCCGGACGGCCTGCTGGTGCCGGTGATCAAGAACGTCGACCAGAAGAGTCTGCTGCAACTGGCTGCTGAAGCCGCCGCCCTGGCGGAAAAAGCGCGCACCAAGAAGCTCTCGGCTGATGACATGCAGGGCGCCTGCTTCACCATCTCCAGCCTCGGCCACATTGGCGGCACCGGCTTCACGCCGATCGTCAACGCGCCGGAAGTGGCGATCCTCGGTGTGAGCAAGGCGACCATGCAGCCGGTGTGGGATGGCAAGGCCTTCCAGCCCAAGCTGATGCTGCCGCTGTCGCTGTCCTACGACCATCGGGTGATCAACGGCGCGGCTGCCGCACGCTTCACTCAGCGCCTGTCGCAGCTGCTGGCCGATATCCGCACCATCCTGCTGTAA
- the glnE gene encoding bifunctional [glutamate--ammonia ligase]-adenylyl-L-tyrosine phosphorylase/[glutamate--ammonia-ligase] adenylyltransferase, translating to MSLPLLVELPPSLSALAERAEQSLQAALAEHDGLVERVAAWPQARRMAWQQVSALSDFVAEQARRDPQMFVALADSGELERSLAPGELRQQLEAQLAECADEDALGRCLRRFRNRQQLRIIWRDFSRQAALTETCRDLSDLADACIDLAYHWLYPRHCAQFGTPVGRRTGQPQHMVILGMGKLGAVELNLSSDIDLIFGYPEGGETEGVKRPLDNQEFFIRLGQKLIKALDAITVDGFVFRTDMRLRPYGSSGALVFSFNALEQYYQDQGRDWERYAMIKARVVGGDQAAGAELLEMLRPFVYRRYLDFSAIEALRAMKLLIQQEVRRKGMSENIKLGAGGIREIEFIAQAFQLIHGGRDLSLQQRPLLKVLTTLEGQGYLPPAVVAEMKEGYEFLRYTEHALQGIGDRQTQMLPADAQDQARVAAIMGFADWSSFHERLMHWRGRIEWHFQQVIADPDEDEAQAGETAVGAEWLPLWQGALDDEAAQQQLQEAGFVEAATANRRLVDLRNGPQVRAMQRLGRERLDAFIPRLLAQTVEHDKPDLVLERVLPLVEKVARRSAYLVLLTENPGALERLITLCAASPWIAEQIARYPLLLDELLNEGRLYSPPLAPELAAELRERLVRIPEEDLEQQMEALRHFKLAHSLRVAASEIAGTLPLMKVSDYLTWLAEAILDQVLALAWQHTVQRHGRPQRVDGTPCDPDFIIVGYGKVGGLEFGHGSDLDLVFIHDGDPQAETDGAKPIDGAQFFTRLGQRIIHLLTTQTTSGALYEVDMRLRPSGAAGLLVSSLGAFQRYQENEAWTWEHQALVRARVLVGCSRLAGEFARVRAEVLGRQRDIEALRVEVSEMRAKMRDNLGNKNTAAGTAPNAFEATSSFDLKQDAGGIVDIEFMVQYAALAWSWQHPQLLEFTDNIRILEGLERVGLMGAEDAALLREVYKNYRSAAHRQALQKQPGVVPGDQFQDERRAVMRLWRELGLS from the coding sequence ATGAGCCTGCCGTTGCTGGTCGAGTTGCCCCCTTCCCTGAGTGCCCTTGCCGAGCGCGCCGAACAGTCATTGCAGGCGGCGCTGGCCGAGCATGATGGGCTGGTCGAGCGGGTTGCGGCCTGGCCGCAAGCGCGGCGCATGGCCTGGCAGCAGGTGTCGGCGCTGAGCGATTTCGTCGCCGAGCAGGCCCGGCGTGATCCGCAGATGTTCGTCGCGCTGGCCGACTCCGGCGAGCTGGAACGCAGCCTGGCGCCCGGTGAGTTGCGTCAGCAGCTGGAGGCACAGTTGGCCGAGTGTGCCGATGAGGATGCGCTGGGGCGTTGCCTGCGGCGTTTTCGTAACCGGCAGCAGTTGCGCATCATCTGGCGCGATTTCAGTCGGCAGGCGGCGTTGACCGAGACCTGTCGCGATCTGTCCGATCTGGCTGACGCCTGTATCGATCTGGCCTATCACTGGCTGTATCCGCGTCACTGCGCGCAGTTCGGTACGCCGGTCGGGCGGCGCACGGGCCAGCCGCAGCACATGGTCATCCTCGGCATGGGCAAGCTCGGTGCGGTGGAGCTGAATCTGTCGTCGGATATCGACCTGATCTTCGGCTACCCGGAAGGCGGCGAGACCGAGGGCGTGAAGCGCCCGCTGGACAATCAGGAGTTCTTCATTCGTCTGGGGCAGAAGCTGATCAAGGCGCTGGATGCGATCACTGTCGACGGGTTCGTATTCCGCACCGACATGCGCCTGCGTCCCTATGGTTCCTCCGGTGCGCTGGTGTTCAGCTTCAATGCGCTGGAGCAGTACTACCAGGATCAGGGGCGTGACTGGGAGCGCTACGCCATGATCAAGGCGCGCGTGGTCGGCGGTGACCAGGCCGCCGGTGCCGAGTTGCTGGAGATGCTGCGGCCCTTCGTCTACCGCCGCTATCTGGATTTCTCTGCCATCGAGGCGCTGCGTGCGATGAAGCTGCTGATTCAGCAGGAGGTGCGGCGCAAGGGCATGAGCGAAAACATCAAGCTCGGCGCGGGGGGTATTCGCGAGATCGAGTTCATCGCCCAGGCCTTCCAGCTGATCCATGGCGGACGGGACCTCAGTCTGCAGCAGCGGCCGCTGCTCAAGGTGTTGACCACGCTGGAAGGGCAAGGCTACCTGCCGCCGGCGGTGGTTGCGGAGATGAAGGAGGGTTATGAGTTTCTGCGTTATACCGAGCATGCCCTGCAAGGCATCGGTGACCGGCAGACGCAGATGTTGCCGGCTGATGCGCAGGATCAGGCGCGGGTGGCGGCGATCATGGGCTTCGCCGACTGGTCGAGCTTCCATGAGCGGCTGATGCACTGGCGTGGTCGCATCGAATGGCACTTCCAGCAAGTGATCGCCGATCCCGATGAGGATGAGGCGCAGGCCGGCGAAACCGCAGTCGGCGCCGAGTGGCTGCCTTTATGGCAAGGCGCACTGGATGATGAGGCTGCCCAGCAGCAGTTGCAGGAGGCCGGTTTTGTCGAGGCCGCCACGGCCAATCGGCGCCTCGTCGATCTGCGCAACGGGCCGCAGGTGCGTGCCATGCAGCGGCTCGGGCGCGAGCGTCTGGATGCCTTCATTCCGCGCTTGCTGGCGCAGACCGTCGAGCACGACAAGCCGGATCTGGTGCTGGAGCGGGTGCTGCCGCTGGTAGAAAAGGTTGCCCGGCGCTCGGCCTACCTGGTGCTTCTGACTGAAAACCCAGGAGCGCTGGAGCGACTGATCACGCTCTGCGCCGCCAGCCCCTGGATTGCCGAGCAGATAGCCCGCTACCCGCTGTTGCTCGATGAGTTACTCAATGAAGGCCGGTTGTATTCGCCGCCGCTGGCGCCGGAGTTGGCGGCCGAGTTGCGTGAGCGGCTGGTGCGCATTCCCGAGGAGGATCTGGAGCAGCAGATGGAGGCGCTGCGTCATTTCAAGCTGGCGCACAGCTTGCGCGTGGCCGCCTCGGAGATCGCCGGTACGCTGCCCTTGATGAAAGTGTCGGATTACCTCACCTGGCTGGCCGAGGCGATTCTCGATCAGGTGCTGGCGCTGGCCTGGCAGCATACGGTGCAGCGTCATGGCCGCCCGCAGCGAGTCGACGGCACACCGTGCGACCCGGACTTCATCATCGTCGGCTACGGTAAGGTCGGTGGCCTGGAGTTCGGCCACGGCTCGGATCTGGATCTGGTGTTCATCCATGACGGCGATCCGCAGGCCGAGACCGATGGCGCCAAGCCCATCGACGGTGCGCAGTTCTTCACCCGCCTGGGGCAGCGCATCATCCATCTGCTGACCACTCAGACCACCTCCGGTGCGCTGTATGAGGTGGACATGCGCCTGCGACCATCTGGCGCAGCCGGGCTGCTGGTCAGCTCGCTGGGTGCCTTCCAGCGCTATCAGGAAAACGAGGCCTGGACCTGGGAGCATCAGGCGCTGGTGCGTGCGCGGGTGCTGGTGGGTTGTTCGCGGCTGGCCGGCGAATTCGCCCGGGTGCGCGCCGAGGTGCTGGGGCGCCAGCGCGATATCGAGGCGCTGCGCGTCGAGGTCAGCGAGATGCGGGCGAAGATGCGCGACAACCTTGGCAACAAAAATACCGCGGCCGGAACGGCGCCAAACGCCTTCGAGGCCACGTCCTCCTTCGATCTGAAGCAGGACGCCGGTGGTATCGTCGATATCGAATTTATGGTGCAATACGCGGCTCTGGCCTGGTCGTGGCAACACCCGCAGCTACTCGAGTTCACCGATAACATCCGCATTCTGGAAGGTCTGGAGCGGGTCGGTCTGATGGGCGCCGAGGATGCCGCATTGCTGCGTGAGGTCTACAAGAATTACCGCTCGGCCGCCCATCGCCAGGCGCTGCAGAAGCAGCCTGGAGTGGTGCCGGGCGATCAGTTTCAGGACGAGCGTCGTGCCGTGATGCGCTTGTGGCGTGAGTTGGGACTGAGTTGA
- a CDS encoding CopD family copper resistance protein has product MLYLLLKFAHLTAAAFFIGGVFFEVMILSRATQALPDATKAGFSRALGQRARQVMHWVILVLYAAGLGLAWHYRAALHAPLASSFGMLLSLKIILALSILGHFLLVVFLMRTGRMTATRSRRIHLSVLLHMLAILFLAKAMFLLNL; this is encoded by the coding sequence ATGCTCTATCTATTGCTCAAATTCGCCCACCTGACTGCAGCCGCATTCTTCATCGGTGGCGTCTTCTTCGAAGTGATGATTCTCAGCCGTGCCACACAGGCACTGCCGGATGCAACCAAGGCCGGCTTCTCACGCGCGCTGGGCCAACGCGCCAGGCAGGTCATGCATTGGGTCATACTGGTGCTTTACGCCGCCGGCCTGGGCCTGGCCTGGCACTACCGCGCAGCCCTGCATGCGCCACTGGCCAGCAGCTTCGGCATGCTGCTCAGCCTGAAAATCATCCTGGCGCTGAGCATCCTCGGGCATTTCCTGTTGGTGGTGTTCCTGATGCGCACCGGCCGCATGACAGCAACACGCTCGCGCCGTATTCACCTGAGCGTGCTGCTGCACATGTTGGCCATTCTGTTCCTGGCCAAGGCCATGTTTCTGCTGAACCTGTGA
- the waaF gene encoding lipopolysaccharide heptosyltransferase II, producing the protein MKILIVGPSWVGDMVMAQTLFQCLKQRHPACEIDVLAPDWSRPILERMPEVRAALSLPLGHGVLDLATRRRIGKSLAGQYDQAILLPNSLKSALVPWFAGIPKRTGWKGEMRYGLLNDIRTLDKERYPLMIERFMALAYDGGTELPKPYPQPRLQIDESSRDAALSKFGLQLDSPVLALCPGAEFGEAKRWPAEHYAKVAEVKIREGWQVWLFGSKNDHAGGEDIRLRLIPGLREEVSNLSGQTSLAEAIDLMSAATAVVSNDSGLMHVAAALNRPLVAVYGSTSPGFTPPLADRVEIVRLGLECSPCFERTCRFGHYNCLRELKPRPVIEALERLVGDALTLVEGD; encoded by the coding sequence ATGAAGATACTGATCGTTGGGCCGAGCTGGGTAGGCGACATGGTGATGGCGCAGACGCTGTTCCAGTGCCTGAAACAGCGCCACCCTGCGTGCGAGATCGACGTGCTGGCGCCGGACTGGAGTCGGCCGATCCTCGAGCGCATGCCCGAGGTGCGTGCCGCGCTGAGCCTGCCGCTGGGGCATGGCGTGCTCGATCTGGCCACGCGCCGGCGCATCGGCAAGTCACTGGCCGGCCAGTATGATCAGGCCATTCTGCTGCCCAACTCGCTCAAGTCCGCGCTGGTGCCCTGGTTCGCCGGCATCCCCAAGCGCACCGGCTGGAAAGGCGAGATGCGTTATGGCCTGCTTAACGATATCCGCACGCTGGACAAGGAACGCTACCCGCTGATGATCGAGCGTTTTATGGCGCTGGCGTACGATGGCGGGACGGAGCTTCCCAAGCCGTATCCGCAGCCGCGTTTGCAGATCGATGAATCGAGCCGTGACGCCGCTCTGAGCAAATTTGGCCTGCAGTTGGACAGTCCGGTGCTGGCGCTATGCCCCGGCGCTGAGTTCGGCGAGGCCAAGCGCTGGCCTGCCGAGCACTATGCCAAGGTCGCCGAAGTGAAAATCCGTGAGGGTTGGCAGGTCTGGCTGTTCGGCTCGAAGAACGACCATGCCGGTGGTGAAGACATCCGCTTGCGCCTGATTCCGGGCCTGCGCGAGGAGGTCAGCAACCTCTCCGGGCAAACCAGCCTGGCCGAGGCCATCGACCTGATGTCGGCCGCCACTGCGGTGGTGTCCAACGATTCCGGGCTGATGCACGTGGCAGCGGCGCTGAACCGCCCGCTGGTGGCGGTCTACGGTTCCACCTCGCCGGGTTTCACGCCGCCGCTGGCTGATCGTGTCGAGATCGTGCGTCTGGGGCTGGAGTGCAGCCCCTGCTTCGAGCGTACCTGCCGCTTCGGTCACTACAACTGCCTGCGCGAGCTCAAGCCACGCCCGGTGATCGAGGCGCTGGAGCGTCTGGTCGGTGATGCCCTGACCCTGGTCGAGGGCGACTGA
- the aceE gene encoding pyruvate dehydrogenase (acetyl-transferring), homodimeric type produces MQDLDPIETQEWLDALESVLDREGEDRAHYLMTRLGELATRSGAQLPYAITTPYRNTIPVTHEARMPGDLFMERRIRSLVRWNALAMVMRTNLDDPDLGGHISSFASSATLYDIGFNYFFQAPTEEHGGDLVFYQGHASPGVYARAFMEGRIDEEQMKNFRREVDGKGLSSYPHPWLMPDFWQFPTVSMGLGPIQAIYQARFMKYLEARGFIPAGKQKVWCFMGDGECDEPESLGAISLAGREKLDNLIFVINCNLQRLDGPVRGNGKIIQELEGVFRGAQWNVNKVVWGRFWDPLFAKDKDGALQRRMDEVVDGEYQNYKAKDGAYVRENFFNTPELKEMVKDLSDDEIWKLNRGGHDPYKVYAAYHQAVNHSGQPTVILAKTIKGYGTGAGEAKNTAHNTKKVDVDSLRQFRDRFDIPVKDEDLENLPFVRPEPGSPEYKYLHERRNALGGFVPQRRQKSFSIPTPPLDTLKAILDGSGDREISTTMAFVRILAQLVKDKELGQRIVPIIPDEARTFGMEGMFRQLGIYSSVGQLYEPVDKDQVMFYKEDKKGQILEEGINEAGAMSSFIAAGTSYSCHNQPMLPFYIFYSMFGFQRIGDLAWAAGDSRTRGFLIGGTAGRTTLNGEGLQHEDGHSHMLAATIPNCRTYDPTYGYELAVIIREGIRQMIEEQQDIFYYITVMNESYQQPAMPEGVEDGIIKGMYLLEEDKKEAAHHVQLLGSGTILREVREAAKILRDEYNIGADVWSVTSFNELRRDGLAVERRNRLHPGQKPQQTYIEQCLSGRKGPVIASTDYMKLFAEQVRQWVPSKEYKVLGTDGFGRSDSRKQLRHFFEVDRNWVVLAALEALVDSGEIEAKVLADAITKFGIDADKANPLDC; encoded by the coding sequence ATGCAAGACCTCGATCCGATCGAAACCCAGGAATGGCTGGACGCCCTTGAATCCGTCCTCGACCGTGAGGGTGAAGACCGTGCCCATTACCTGATGACCCGTCTGGGCGAGCTGGCCACCCGTAGCGGTGCGCAACTGCCCTACGCGATCACCACGCCGTACCGCAACACCATCCCGGTTACCCACGAAGCGCGCATGCCCGGCGACCTGTTCATGGAGCGCCGCATCCGCTCGCTGGTGCGCTGGAACGCCCTGGCCATGGTGATGCGCACCAACCTGGACGACCCGGATCTGGGCGGCCACATCTCCAGCTTCGCCTCCTCGGCGACGCTGTATGACATCGGCTTCAACTACTTCTTCCAGGCTCCGACCGAAGAACATGGCGGCGACCTGGTGTTCTATCAGGGCCATGCGAGCCCTGGCGTCTACGCTCGCGCCTTCATGGAAGGCCGCATCGACGAAGAGCAGATGAAGAACTTCCGCCGCGAAGTCGACGGCAAAGGTCTGTCGTCCTACCCGCACCCCTGGCTGATGCCGGACTTCTGGCAGTTCCCCACCGTGTCCATGGGTCTGGGCCCGATCCAGGCGATCTACCAGGCACGTTTCATGAAGTACCTGGAAGCGCGCGGCTTCATTCCGGCCGGCAAGCAGAAAGTCTGGTGCTTCATGGGCGACGGCGAGTGCGACGAGCCGGAATCCCTCGGCGCCATCTCCCTGGCTGGCCGCGAGAAGCTGGACAATCTGATCTTCGTCATCAACTGCAACCTGCAGCGCCTCGACGGCCCGGTGCGCGGCAACGGCAAGATCATCCAGGAACTCGAAGGCGTGTTCCGCGGTGCTCAGTGGAACGTCAACAAGGTGGTCTGGGGTCGCTTCTGGGATCCGCTGTTCGCCAAGGACAAGGACGGCGCCCTGCAGCGTCGCATGGACGAAGTGGTCGACGGTGAATACCAGAACTACAAGGCCAAAGACGGCGCCTACGTGCGCGAAAACTTCTTCAACACCCCAGAGCTCAAGGAGATGGTCAAGGACCTCTCCGACGACGAGATCTGGAAGCTCAACCGTGGCGGCCACGACCCGTACAAGGTCTACGCGGCTTACCACCAGGCCGTGAACCACAGCGGCCAGCCCACCGTGATCCTGGCCAAAACCATCAAGGGCTACGGTACCGGCGCCGGTGAAGCGAAGAACACCGCGCACAACACCAAGAAGGTCGATGTCGACAGCCTGCGTCAGTTCCGCGACCGCTTCGACATTCCGGTCAAGGATGAGGACCTGGAAAACCTGCCGTTCGTGCGCCCGGAGCCGGGCAGCCCGGAGTACAAGTACCTGCACGAGCGCCGCAACGCGCTGGGTGGCTTCGTCCCGCAGCGTCGGCAGAAGAGCTTCAGCATCCCCACCCCGCCGCTGGATACCCTCAAGGCCATCCTCGACGGCTCGGGCGACCGCGAAATCTCCACCACCATGGCCTTCGTGCGCATCCTCGCGCAGCTGGTCAAGGACAAGGAACTCGGCCAGCGCATCGTCCCGATCATCCCGGACGAAGCCCGTACCTTCGGTATGGAAGGCATGTTCCGTCAGCTCGGCATCTACTCCTCGGTCGGCCAGCTGTACGAGCCGGTCGATAAAGACCAGGTGATGTTCTACAAAGAGGACAAGAAAGGTCAGATCCTCGAAGAAGGCATCAACGAAGCTGGCGCCATGAGTTCCTTCATCGCCGCCGGTACTTCGTACTCCTGCCATAACCAGCCGATGCTGCCGTTCTACATCTTCTATTCGATGTTCGGCTTCCAGCGTATCGGTGACCTGGCCTGGGCCGCTGGCGACAGCCGCACCCGTGGTTTCCTGATCGGCGGTACCGCTGGCCGTACCACCCTCAACGGTGAAGGCCTGCAGCACGAAGACGGTCACAGCCACATGCTGGCAGCGACCATCCCCAACTGCCGCACCTACGATCCGACCTACGGTTACGAGCTCGCCGTGATCATCCGCGAAGGTATTCGCCAGATGATCGAAGAGCAGCAGGACATCTTCTACTACATCACCGTGATGAACGAGTCGTACCAGCAGCCGGCCATGCCGGAGGGCGTGGAAGACGGCATCATCAAGGGCATGTACCTGCTCGAGGAAGACAAGAAGGAAGCCGCGCACCACGTGCAACTGCTGGGTTCCGGCACCATCCTGCGCGAAGTGCGTGAAGCAGCGAAGATCCTGCGCGACGAGTACAACATCGGTGCCGATGTGTGGAGCGTCACCAGCTTCAACGAACTGCGTCGCGACGGCCTGGCCGTGGAGCGCCGCAACCGCCTGCACCCGGGTCAGAAGCCGCAGCAGACCTATATCGAGCAGTGCCTGAGCGGTCGCAAGGGTCCGGTCATCGCGTCGACCGACTACATGAAGCTGTTCGCCGAACAGGTTCGTCAGTGGGTACCGAGCAAGGAATACAAGGTCCTGGGCACCGACGGCTTCGGCCGCAGCGACAGCCGCAAGCAGCTGCGTCACTTCTTCGAAGTGGATCGTAACTGGGTCGTGCTCGCCGCCCTGGAAGCCCTGGTCGACAGTGGTGAGATCGAAGCCAAGGTGCTGGCCGATGCCATCACCAAGTTCGGCATCGACGCCGACAAAGCCAACCCCCTGGACTGCTAA